The nucleotide window AGACACGCTTGCGCATGCCGCCGCTGAGTTCGGCCGGGAGTTTTTGAGCGGCATTTTCGAGCGAGAGAATGCGCAAGGTTTCCATGACGCGCTCGCGAATGGTTTTTTCCGGGTAGAGGTGATGTTCGCGCGGGTAGAAGGCCAAATTGTCAAAGACTGACATGCTGTTGAACAGAGCACCCGCCTGGAAAACCATGGTGGTCCGGATGTTTTCGTGAGTGGACTTGTCGGCAGCATCCATGCCGTCGATGAGCACTCTTCCACTGGTTGGACGAAGCAGGCCGATGACGGTGCGAAGCAGTACAGATTTTCCCGCTCCGCTGGCTCCCATGATCGCAAAAATTTCCCCGGGTTCAATGACCAGGTTGATATCCTGCACTACTTTGTGGTCTCCAAATTGGATGGAGACCGCCTCAATTTCCACCTTGACCTTGCGGGCGGTCGAGTTGGATGCGGACAGGGTGGGTTCGTTTCGTTTGGACATGCGAATGGACCTAGAGTTGAGCGCGGGTGATGAAAAAATCAGTGAGCAGGATGAAGATCATCGA belongs to Puniceicoccaceae bacterium and includes:
- a CDS encoding ATP-binding cassette domain-containing protein, with the protein product MSKRNEPTLSASNSTARKVKVEIEAVSIQFGDHKVVQDINLVIEPGEIFAIMGASGAGKSVLLRTVIGLLRPTSGRVLIDGMDAADKSTHENIRTTMVFQAGALFNSMSVFDNLAFYPREHHLYPEKTIRERVMETLRILSLENAAQKLPAELSGGMRKRVSIARALMMEPQLLLYDEPTSELDPIMAATISEIIATLRNETGVTSIVVTHDRDLAEAISDRIALLHHGKLLTVQSPEELRSNPDPIVQDFLSPEINIEEPRFKKL